In Simplicispira sp. 125, one DNA window encodes the following:
- a CDS encoding HAMP domain-containing sensor histidine kinase, producing MRRKFAGQAPWHRRARQAVHRSLRLRLVLVFVLLALAMAVTFIGGVQKAVSVGWRDAARPLLVDYVDHLAREVGSPPSIERAQAITARLPIALRISGPTVNWDSLPGPQHPGWTRDPGWRHNDEAKSLLVRTTADGHRLEFGLNMQTWQQRPRIAWVTLGALLLLTALAYLYVRRLLRPLDDIRAGAERFGAGAFAQPIPVRCANKPDELGQLAATINTMGSDIHQMLEAKRALLLAMSHELRSPLTRARLNAELLPETPAVDPQRQALLRDLGEMARLITDLLESERLAGSHAALHREPVDLAALAHEVVAELGNRHASAAAIALHAPPGLPTLALDRARMRLLLRNLLDNALRHNYPSNQAPDGGAVPPPELHLQLQCDALEIEVRDHGPGVLPEHLAQLAQAFYRPDSARQRTTGGVGLGLYLCRLVAQAHGGQLALRNAGPGLAVRVVLPVQAADAAAAAQA from the coding sequence ATGAGGCGAAAGTTTGCGGGCCAGGCACCCTGGCACCGCCGCGCGCGCCAGGCCGTGCACCGCTCGCTGCGCCTGCGCCTGGTGCTGGTGTTTGTACTGCTGGCACTGGCCATGGCCGTCACCTTTATCGGTGGCGTGCAAAAGGCGGTTTCTGTGGGCTGGCGCGATGCGGCCCGCCCGTTATTGGTCGATTACGTGGACCACCTGGCGCGCGAGGTCGGCAGCCCGCCCAGCATCGAGCGCGCCCAGGCCATCACCGCGCGCCTGCCCATTGCGCTGCGTATCTCCGGCCCCACGGTGAATTGGGATTCGTTGCCCGGCCCGCAACACCCCGGCTGGACACGCGACCCTGGTTGGCGCCACAACGACGAAGCAAAGAGTCTGCTGGTGCGCACCACGGCCGACGGCCACCGGCTGGAGTTTGGCCTGAACATGCAGACGTGGCAGCAGCGCCCGCGCATCGCCTGGGTCACGCTGGGCGCGCTGTTGCTGCTCACCGCTTTGGCCTACCTGTATGTGCGCCGCCTGCTGCGCCCGCTGGACGACATCCGCGCGGGCGCTGAGCGTTTTGGTGCGGGTGCGTTCGCGCAGCCCATTCCCGTGCGCTGCGCGAACAAGCCCGATGAACTGGGGCAGCTGGCCGCCACCATCAACACCATGGGCAGCGACATCCACCAGATGCTAGAGGCCAAGCGCGCCCTGCTGCTGGCCATGAGCCACGAGCTGCGCAGCCCGCTGACCCGCGCCCGCCTGAACGCCGAACTGTTGCCCGAAACCCCTGCGGTGGACCCGCAGCGTCAGGCCCTGTTGCGCGATCTGGGCGAAATGGCGCGGCTCATTACCGATCTGCTGGAAAGCGAGCGCCTGGCTGGCAGCCACGCCGCCTTGCACCGCGAACCCGTAGACCTGGCCGCGTTGGCGCATGAGGTGGTGGCCGAACTGGGCAACCGCCACGCCAGCGCCGCCGCCATTGCCCTCCATGCGCCGCCGGGCCTACCTACCTTGGCGCTCGACCGTGCGCGCATGCGATTGCTGTTGCGTAACCTGCTGGACAACGCCTTGCGCCACAACTACCCCTCCAACCAGGCCCCTGACGGCGGTGCCGTGCCGCCGCCCGAACTGCATTTGCAACTGCAGTGCGATGCGCTGGAGATCGAAGTGCGCGACCACGGCCCCGGCGTGCTGCCCGAGCACCTGGCGCAACTCGCCCAGGCCTTTTACCGCCCCGACAGCGCCCGCCAGCGCACCACCGGTGGAGTGGGCCTGGGCCTGTACCTGTGCCGCCTGGTGGCGCAGGCGCACGGCGGGCAGCTTGCGCTGCGCAATGCGGGGCCGGGGTTGGCGGTGCGGGTGGTGCTGCCGGTGCAGGCAGCAGATGCCGCAGCGGCCGCGCAAGCCTGA
- a CDS encoding acyl-CoA dehydrogenase family protein encodes MTERMGVSAEDRALADAVARYAEEALAPRAQALDEEGLCATCHVPGLAALGVMGMNIPEQYGGPGVTPTAMLLSLVEISRACAATSSMIGAHYLGTDAVLIGGDEAQRARWLPRCASGEWLAGFALTEPRGGSHPAELSTRAVRTTTAQGEVYRIDGVKHFISNAGKAQFLVVFAKTDPAAGARGVSAFIVSTSTPGVHVSSPEKLMGIRGGHAFEVSFDAVDIPLDHRLGAEGTGFKTAMKVLDNSRLDVAATSLGIAEAALGAAVQWAKTRQIGGEPLSGKQGIQWMLADMKLRLEAAWGLTMQALVLREAGQPFTLQSAMCKLYASEMVAFVTDAALQIHGGYGFTRDMPLERYVRDARILRIYEGSSEIQRNIIARTVLE; translated from the coding sequence ATGACCGAACGTATGGGCGTGAGCGCCGAAGACCGTGCACTGGCCGACGCCGTGGCGCGCTACGCCGAAGAAGCACTGGCGCCACGGGCGCAGGCACTGGACGAAGAGGGGCTGTGCGCCACCTGCCATGTGCCCGGCCTGGCCGCGCTGGGCGTGATGGGCATGAACATTCCCGAGCAATATGGCGGCCCTGGGGTCACTCCCACGGCCATGCTGCTGTCGCTGGTCGAAATATCACGCGCCTGCGCCGCCACCTCATCGATGATCGGCGCGCACTACCTGGGCACCGACGCCGTGTTGATCGGCGGCGACGAAGCCCAGCGCGCGCGCTGGCTGCCGCGCTGCGCCAGCGGCGAGTGGCTGGCCGGTTTTGCGCTGACCGAGCCGCGCGGCGGCTCGCACCCGGCCGAGCTGAGCACGCGCGCCGTGCGTACCACCACCGCCCAGGGCGAGGTGTACCGCATCGATGGCGTCAAGCACTTCATCTCCAACGCGGGCAAGGCGCAGTTCCTGGTGGTGTTTGCCAAGACCGACCCTGCCGCTGGAGCCCGTGGCGTCAGCGCCTTCATCGTGTCCACCAGCACGCCGGGCGTGCATGTTTCGTCGCCCGAGAAGCTCATGGGCATCCGGGGCGGCCACGCTTTTGAGGTGTCGTTCGACGCGGTGGATATTCCGCTGGACCACCGGCTGGGCGCCGAGGGCACCGGCTTCAAGACGGCCATGAAAGTGCTGGACAACAGCCGGCTCGACGTGGCGGCCACCTCGCTGGGCATTGCCGAGGCTGCGCTGGGTGCGGCCGTGCAATGGGCCAAGACGCGCCAGATTGGCGGCGAGCCGCTGTCGGGCAAGCAGGGCATTCAATGGATGCTGGCCGATATGAAGCTGCGCCTGGAAGCCGCCTGGGGCCTGACGATGCAAGCCCTGGTGCTGCGCGAGGCCGGCCAGCCGTTCACGCTGCAATCGGCCATGTGCAAGCTCTACGCTTCGGAAATGGTGGCCTTCGTGACCGACGCGGCCCTGCAAATCCACGGCGGCTACGGCTTTACGCGCGATATGCCGCTGGAGCGCTATGTGCGTGATGCACGCATTCTGCGCATCTACGAAGGCTCCTCGGAAATCCAGCGCAACATCATTGCGCGCACCGTGCTGGAATAA
- a CDS encoding CoA transferase, with the protein MTPAALPLDGIRILDFTRVLAGPLSTALLADLGAEVIKIEPPQGDDYRAIGPMQNGESALFTVMNRNKKSVVLDLKSPEAVALVHAMAAQADVVVENFRPGVAERLGIGAATLQGINPKLVVVSVSGFGQTGPLAHRPAYDIIVQAMSGLMEATGEPDGAPTLVGEAVSDVVAGLFASWATLAALLQVQRTGQGQHVDVAMFDTTLSFLATSMARYLFTGKPARRVGNRHPLSAPFGVYRAQDGHFALAVLNKKLFDALAGAMAQPELASDPRFATDETRSEAEPALRQAIEAWAGTLPVAQVVALLDGAGVPAAPIWNIAQALESPQAVARELLRPVHDERLPGLRLPTQPVRFGGAAPNRAERAPALGEHTDELLMALAGCGIGKLAELRAAGVFGPTHSIT; encoded by the coding sequence ATGACCCCTGCAGCACTGCCGCTCGACGGCATTCGCATTCTTGATTTCACACGGGTGCTCGCCGGGCCCCTGTCCACCGCCCTGCTCGCTGATCTGGGCGCCGAGGTCATCAAGATCGAGCCGCCCCAGGGCGACGACTACCGCGCCATTGGCCCGATGCAGAACGGCGAAAGCGCGCTGTTCACCGTGATGAACCGCAACAAAAAAAGCGTGGTGCTCGACCTCAAATCCCCCGAGGCGGTGGCGCTGGTGCATGCCATGGCGGCGCAGGCCGATGTGGTGGTGGAGAACTTTCGCCCCGGCGTGGCCGAGCGGCTGGGCATTGGCGCGGCCACGCTGCAAGGCATCAACCCCAAACTGGTCGTGGTCAGCGTGTCGGGCTTCGGCCAGACCGGGCCCCTGGCGCACCGGCCTGCCTACGACATCATCGTGCAGGCCATGAGCGGCCTGATGGAGGCCACGGGCGAGCCCGATGGCGCCCCCACGCTGGTGGGCGAAGCCGTCTCCGACGTGGTGGCCGGGCTGTTTGCCTCCTGGGCCACGCTGGCGGCGCTGCTGCAGGTGCAGCGCACCGGCCAGGGCCAGCATGTGGATGTGGCCATGTTCGACACCACGCTGAGCTTTCTGGCCACGTCGATGGCGCGCTACCTGTTCACCGGCAAACCGGCACGGCGTGTGGGCAACCGCCACCCGCTGTCGGCACCTTTTGGCGTGTACCGTGCGCAGGACGGCCACTTTGCCCTGGCCGTGCTCAACAAAAAACTGTTCGACGCGCTCGCTGGCGCCATGGCGCAGCCTGAACTGGCCAGCGACCCCCGCTTTGCCACCGACGAGACGCGCTCAGAGGCCGAGCCCGCACTGCGCCAGGCCATTGAAGCGTGGGCAGGCACCTTGCCCGTGGCGCAGGTGGTCGCGCTGCTCGACGGCGCTGGCGTGCCCGCAGCCCCCATCTGGAACATTGCACAGGCCCTGGAATCCCCGCAGGCGGTGGCACGCGAGCTGCTGCGCCCGGTGCACGACGAGCGCCTGCCCGGCCTGCGCCTGCCCACCCAGCCCGTGCGCTTTGGCGGCGCGGCGCCCAACCGGGCCGAACGCGCGCCTGCACTGGGCGAACACACGGACGAGCTGCTCATGGCCCTGGCCGGTTGCGGCATCGGCAAACTGGCCGAACTGCGCGCTGCAGGCGTGTTCGGACCCACCCACTCAATCACCTGA
- a CDS encoding LysR family transcriptional regulator, translated as MMQMNLRQLEYFAAAAHHGGAARAAQALGVSQPSVSKAIADLEALWGEALFVRLHARGMELTAAGVARHRAAQALLEQARALSGPRSGALAGLLRVGCLSTLAPRWLPAILAQMRAAHPAIEVQFHEDDTETLMRMLARGALDMALLYDLGLARSGVRLEPVVDLVPYALLPWGHPLAAASSLRLSELAREPLVLINLPHSREYFLSLFRSAGVTPRIVCESTSLETVRGLVANGLGVSLLTTRPVSDRSQDGKRLACRRLRGRLAVQSVVLAYPDSGAAPAALAQPFAQAVRSAFAPQVDDLTRRATAPG; from the coding sequence ATGATGCAAATGAATCTGCGCCAGCTCGAATACTTTGCCGCTGCAGCCCACCATGGTGGTGCCGCGCGGGCCGCACAGGCGCTGGGCGTGTCCCAGCCTTCGGTGTCCAAGGCCATTGCCGACCTGGAAGCGCTCTGGGGCGAGGCGTTGTTTGTGCGTCTGCATGCGCGGGGCATGGAGCTCACGGCTGCCGGTGTCGCCCGCCACCGCGCCGCCCAGGCCCTGCTGGAGCAGGCGCGCGCCTTGTCAGGGCCGCGTTCGGGGGCGCTTGCCGGTCTGCTGCGTGTGGGGTGCCTGAGCACCCTGGCGCCGCGCTGGCTGCCCGCCATCCTCGCGCAGATGCGGGCCGCGCATCCCGCCATTGAGGTCCAGTTCCACGAAGACGACACCGAAACCCTGATGCGCATGCTGGCGCGCGGTGCGCTCGATATGGCCCTGCTGTACGACCTGGGCCTGGCACGCAGCGGCGTGCGGCTTGAACCAGTGGTGGATTTGGTGCCTTATGCCCTGCTGCCCTGGGGGCACCCGCTGGCGGCAGCCAGCAGCTTGCGCCTGAGCGAGCTGGCGCGCGAGCCCCTGGTGCTGATCAATCTGCCGCACAGCCGGGAGTATTTTTTGTCGCTGTTTCGCAGCGCCGGCGTGACACCCCGCATCGTGTGCGAGTCCACCTCATTGGAGACGGTGCGCGGCCTGGTGGCCAATGGGCTGGGCGTATCGCTGCTGACCACGCGCCCGGTGAGCGACCGCAGCCAGGACGGTAAGCGCCTGGCCTGCCGCAGGTTGCGGGGGCGCCTGGCCGTGCAGTCGGTGGTGCTGGCCTACCCCGACAGTGGCGCGGCACCGGCCGCACTGGCGCAGCCCTTTGCGCAGGCCGTGCGCTCGGCGTTTGCCCCACAGGTTGACGATTTGACCCGTAGGGCCACGGCGCCGGGATGA
- a CDS encoding ABC transporter substrate-binding protein gives MVQTFIKNAALLAVGTALAAMAVPASAQTKITLGMSGWTGFAPLTLADKAGLFKKNGLDVDLRMIPQKDRHLALASEAIQCAATTVETHVAWNANGVPIVQIFQMDKSYGADGLAVRNDVKSFAELKGKTIGVSAPGTAPYFGLAWMLNKNGMTIKDVKVVSLEPQPAAQAFISGQNDGAMTYEPYLSTVRANPQAGKILATTLDYPMVMDTVGCAPTWLKANPQAAQALANSYFEAVEMIKADPAKSYEIMGAAVKQSGEQFGKSAAFLRWQDKAANQKFFSGELMQFMKDSVPILLEAGVIRKAPADLNVTFDASFIK, from the coding sequence ATGGTCCAGACATTTATCAAGAACGCCGCACTGCTCGCAGTCGGCACCGCCCTCGCCGCCATGGCTGTTCCCGCCAGCGCCCAGACGAAAATCACGCTCGGCATGTCCGGCTGGACCGGCTTTGCGCCGCTGACGCTGGCCGACAAGGCGGGCCTCTTCAAGAAAAATGGTCTGGACGTCGACCTGCGCATGATTCCGCAGAAGGACCGCCACCTGGCGCTCGCGTCTGAAGCCATCCAATGCGCCGCCACCACGGTGGAAACGCACGTGGCCTGGAACGCCAATGGCGTACCCATCGTGCAGATTTTCCAGATGGACAAGTCCTACGGTGCCGACGGCCTGGCCGTGCGCAACGACGTCAAGAGCTTTGCAGAACTCAAGGGCAAGACGATTGGTGTGTCTGCCCCTGGCACCGCCCCCTACTTCGGCCTGGCATGGATGCTCAACAAGAACGGTATGACCATCAAGGACGTGAAGGTGGTTTCGCTCGAACCCCAACCCGCCGCCCAGGCCTTTATCTCGGGCCAGAACGATGGTGCCATGACCTATGAGCCCTACTTGTCCACTGTGCGCGCCAACCCGCAGGCGGGCAAGATTTTGGCTACCACGCTCGACTATCCCATGGTGATGGACACCGTGGGCTGCGCCCCCACCTGGCTCAAGGCCAACCCGCAGGCCGCGCAGGCACTGGCAAATTCGTATTTCGAGGCCGTGGAAATGATCAAGGCCGACCCCGCCAAGTCGTATGAAATCATGGGAGCCGCCGTCAAGCAAAGCGGCGAGCAGTTTGGCAAGTCGGCTGCCTTCCTGCGCTGGCAAGACAAGGCGGCCAACCAGAAGTTTTTCTCGGGCGAACTCATGCAGTTCATGAAGGACTCGGTGCCAATCCTGCTGGAGGCGGGTGTGATTCGCAAGGCGCCGGCGGATCTCAACGTCACCTTTGACGCGAGTTTCATCAAGTAA
- a CDS encoding ABC transporter permease: protein MQTNSVPTPVLGMAALPVARRRRPIKPLDPISPRLQTLLGIGFFVLFVLVWAGFTLGGFVSPTFLASPVTMVQEGWLLFTEYNFLHDIGMTVWRVMGGFVLATVIAVPLGIAMGAYKPVEAFFEPFVSFCRYLPASAFIPLLILWAGIGETQKLLVIFIGSVFQIVLMVAVTVGGARRDLVEAAYTLGAGSSGIVRRVLIPGAAPGIAETLRLVLGWAWTYVIVAELIGSASGIGHMIMDSQALLNTGQIIFGIIVIGIIGLISDLAFKTFNRRMFAWSSL from the coding sequence ATGCAAACCAACTCTGTTCCCACGCCCGTGCTCGGCATGGCGGCGCTGCCGGTGGCCCGGCGCAGGCGTCCGATCAAGCCGCTGGACCCCATCAGCCCGCGCCTGCAAACCCTGCTTGGCATAGGCTTTTTTGTGCTGTTCGTGCTGGTGTGGGCAGGGTTCACGCTGGGCGGCTTTGTCTCGCCCACCTTCTTGGCCAGCCCGGTCACCATGGTGCAGGAAGGCTGGTTGCTGTTCACCGAATACAACTTCCTGCACGACATCGGCATGACGGTGTGGCGCGTGATGGGGGGCTTTGTGCTGGCGACGGTCATCGCTGTGCCGCTGGGCATTGCCATGGGTGCTTACAAGCCGGTGGAGGCTTTCTTCGAGCCCTTTGTCTCGTTCTGCCGCTACCTGCCTGCATCGGCCTTTATTCCGCTGTTGATTCTGTGGGCCGGTATTGGCGAGACGCAAAAACTCCTGGTGATCTTTATCGGTTCGGTGTTCCAGATCGTGCTGATGGTGGCCGTCACTGTGGGCGGCGCGCGGCGTGACCTGGTCGAGGCGGCCTATACCCTGGGTGCGGGCAGCAGCGGCATCGTGCGGCGCGTGCTGATCCCTGGCGCTGCGCCCGGCATTGCGGAAACCTTGCGCCTGGTGCTGGGCTGGGCCTGGACCTACGTGATCGTGGCGGAACTGATCGGCTCGGCATCGGGCATCGGCCACATGATCATGGACAGCCAGGCACTGCTCAATACCGGGCAGATCATCTTCGGCATCATCGTCATCGGCATCATCGGCCTGATCTCGGACCTGGCGTTCAAAACCTTCAACCGCCGCATGTTTGCCTGGAGCAGCCTGTAA
- a CDS encoding ABC transporter ATP-binding protein, translating to MNQLSIRGVSRTFTSARGKATQALLPVDFEVRENDFVTILGPSGCGKSTMLRIVAGLDFPTTGQVVLDGQPVEGPGADRGMVFQSYTLFPWLTIEQNIRFGLRERGMGLAEQKDRSDYFISKVGLRGFEQHFPKQLSGGMQQRTAIARALANDPKILLMDEPFGALDNQTRVLMQELLLGIWEAERKTVMFVTHDIDEAIFMANRVAVFSARPGRIKTELAVDLPHPRHYTIKTSPEFMDLKARLTEEIRAESLAADLH from the coding sequence CTGAACCAACTCTCCATTCGCGGCGTATCGCGCACCTTTACCTCGGCGCGCGGCAAAGCCACACAGGCCCTGCTGCCGGTCGATTTTGAGGTGCGCGAGAACGATTTCGTCACCATTCTGGGCCCCTCGGGCTGCGGCAAATCGACAATGCTGCGCATCGTGGCCGGGCTCGATTTTCCGACCACCGGGCAGGTAGTGCTCGACGGCCAGCCGGTCGAAGGCCCGGGCGCTGACCGCGGCATGGTGTTCCAGAGCTACACGCTGTTTCCCTGGCTCACCATCGAGCAGAACATCCGCTTCGGGCTGCGCGAGCGCGGCATGGGCCTGGCAGAGCAAAAAGACCGCAGCGACTACTTCATCAGCAAGGTGGGCTTGCGCGGCTTCGAGCAGCATTTTCCCAAGCAGCTCTCGGGCGGCATGCAGCAGCGCACGGCCATTGCCCGCGCGCTGGCCAATGACCCCAAGATTTTGTTGATGGACGAGCCCTTTGGCGCACTGGACAACCAGACCCGCGTGCTCATGCAGGAACTGCTGCTGGGTATCTGGGAAGCCGAGCGCAAGACGGTGATGTTCGTCACGCACGACATCGACGAAGCCATCTTCATGGCCAACCGTGTGGCCGTGTTCAGCGCACGGCCCGGCCGCATCAAGACCGAGCTGGCGGTGGACCTGCCGCACCCGCGCCATTACACGATCAAGACCAGCCCGGAATTCATGGACCTCAAAGCCCGTCTGACGGAAGAAATCCGCGCCGAATCGCTGGCCGCCGATCTGCACTGA
- the hutC gene encoding histidine utilization repressor, translated as MALYQQVKDYIARRIQEGLWRAGDRLPSENDLVTQFGVSRMTVNRALRELVEQGRIVRVAGVGSFVAEDKPQSTLLQIANLASEIRQRGHDYRCDLLSVERISANLEVAAALDLRTGESVFHSLCIHREDGLPVQLEDRHVNPSQVPQFTQQDFSQQQPSEYLVRNVPFDQIEHVVDAVMPTPEQAALLEMNVGEPCLLLTRRTWSRGVPITVVRCLHPASRYRLGSRFRADGNPVQG; from the coding sequence ATGGCTTTGTACCAGCAGGTCAAGGACTACATTGCCCGGCGGATCCAGGAAGGTCTCTGGCGCGCCGGAGACCGGTTGCCGTCCGAGAACGACCTGGTCACCCAGTTCGGCGTCTCTCGTATGACCGTGAACCGCGCGCTGCGTGAACTGGTCGAGCAGGGCCGCATCGTGCGCGTGGCCGGGGTGGGCAGCTTTGTGGCCGAAGACAAGCCCCAGTCCACGCTGCTGCAGATCGCCAACCTGGCGAGCGAGATTCGCCAGCGCGGCCACGACTACCGCTGCGACCTGCTTTCGGTGGAGCGCATCTCCGCCAACCTGGAGGTGGCCGCTGCGCTCGATCTGCGCACGGGCGAGTCGGTTTTCCATTCGCTGTGCATTCACCGCGAGGACGGCCTGCCGGTGCAGCTCGAAGACCGCCACGTCAATCCCAGCCAGGTGCCGCAATTCACCCAGCAAGACTTTTCGCAGCAGCAGCCCTCCGAATACCTGGTGCGCAACGTTCCCTTCGACCAGATTGAGCATGTGGTCGATGCGGTCATGCCCACGCCCGAGCAGGCCGCCCTGCTGGAGATGAACGTGGGCGAACCCTGCCTGCTGCTCACGCGGCGCACCTGGTCGCGCGGCGTTCCCATCACGGTGGTGCGCTGTCTGCATCCGGCCTCGCGTTACCGGCTGGGCAGCCGGTTCCGGGCCGACGGCAATCCGGTCCAGGGCTGA
- the hutH gene encoding histidine ammonia-lyase: protein MPTTTQSPLTLRPGHVTLADLRRIHAAPVALRLDPAARAGMQASQATVQRIVDEDQVVYGINTGFGKLASTKIAHERLAELQRNLVLSHSVGTGDALPDAVVRLILATKAISLARGHSGIRPEIAEALLALANANVLPVIPAKGSVGASGDLAPLAHMACVLIGEGQAKVNEKIVSGKEAMAAVGLVPFVLGPKEGLALLNGTQVSTSLALAGLFGAEDVFAAALVAGCLSLEAIKGSVKPFDARIHEARGQVGQIAVAAAVRALLEGSAIDPSHPHCGRVQDPYSIRCVPQVMGACLDNLQHAARVLAIEANAASDNPLVFDNGDVISGGNFHAEPVAFVADIIALAVSEIGAISERRLSLLLDPGLSGLPAFLISDSGVNSGFMIAQVTAAALAAENQCLANPSSVTSLPTSANQEDHVSMATYGARRLADMVRNTAVMVGIEAMAAAQGMEFDRSLPSSPLIEAQFAAIRQRVAYLEQDRFLAPDIESMREWAQQSTWPAPLLHCLPSHA from the coding sequence ATGCCTACCACCACCCAGTCCCCATTGACCCTGCGTCCTGGCCACGTCACGCTGGCCGATCTTCGCCGCATCCATGCCGCACCTGTGGCACTGCGCCTCGACCCCGCGGCGCGTGCAGGCATGCAGGCCTCGCAAGCCACGGTGCAGCGTATCGTCGATGAAGACCAGGTGGTCTATGGCATCAACACCGGTTTTGGCAAGCTGGCCAGCACGAAGATTGCCCACGAGCGCCTGGCCGAGCTGCAGCGCAACCTGGTGCTCTCGCACAGCGTGGGCACGGGCGATGCACTGCCCGATGCCGTGGTGCGCCTCATTCTGGCGACCAAGGCCATCAGCCTGGCGCGCGGGCACTCGGGCATCCGCCCCGAAATCGCCGAGGCCCTGCTGGCGCTGGCCAACGCCAATGTGCTGCCCGTGATTCCTGCCAAAGGGTCGGTGGGTGCCTCGGGCGACCTGGCGCCGTTGGCACACATGGCGTGTGTGCTGATTGGCGAGGGCCAGGCCAAGGTCAATGAAAAGATCGTCTCCGGCAAGGAAGCCATGGCGGCCGTGGGCCTGGTGCCCTTCGTCCTCGGCCCCAAGGAAGGGCTGGCGCTGCTCAATGGCACGCAGGTGTCCACCTCGCTGGCGCTCGCGGGCCTGTTTGGCGCAGAGGACGTGTTTGCCGCGGCCCTGGTGGCCGGTTGCCTGTCGCTTGAAGCCATCAAGGGCTCGGTCAAGCCGTTTGACGCCCGCATCCACGAAGCGCGCGGCCAGGTGGGGCAGATTGCGGTCGCCGCTGCCGTGCGCGCGCTGCTCGAGGGCAGCGCCATCGATCCCTCGCACCCGCACTGCGGCCGCGTGCAAGACCCGTATTCGATCCGCTGCGTGCCGCAGGTGATGGGCGCGTGCCTGGACAACCTGCAGCATGCGGCGCGCGTGCTCGCCATCGAGGCCAATGCGGCGTCAGACAACCCGTTGGTATTTGACAATGGCGACGTCATTTCGGGCGGCAACTTCCACGCCGAGCCGGTCGCCTTTGTGGCCGACATCATTGCGCTGGCCGTGTCTGAAATCGGCGCCATCTCGGAGCGGCGCCTGTCCTTGCTGCTCGACCCCGGCCTCTCGGGCCTGCCGGCCTTCCTCATCAGCGACAGCGGCGTGAACTCGGGTTTCATGATTGCGCAGGTCACCGCCGCTGCCCTGGCCGCCGAGAACCAGTGCCTGGCCAATCCCAGCAGCGTGACCAGTCTGCCCACGTCCGCCAACCAGGAAGACCATGTGTCCATGGCCACCTACGGCGCGCGCCGCCTGGCCGACATGGTGCGCAATACGGCGGTGATGGTCGGCATCGAAGCCATGGCCGCAGCGCAGGGCATGGAGTTTGACCGTAGCCTTCCGTCGTCCCCCCTCATCGAAGCCCAGTTCGCCGCCATCCGCCAGCGTGTGGCCTATCTGGAGCAGGACCGTTTCCTCGCACCCGACATCGAGTCCATGCGCGAATGGGCGCAGCAGTCCACGTGGCCTGCGCCGCTTTTGCATTGCCTGCCCAGCCACGCCTGA